From Camelina sativa cultivar DH55 chromosome 7, Cs, whole genome shotgun sequence, one genomic window encodes:
- the LOC104700828 gene encoding inositol-pentakisphosphate 2-kinase — translation MTKGLNIYKMEEIVLEAKDAVDWSYRGEGAVNLVLAYTGSSPTCLGKVMRIKKKLKKGNENGGDTSGNGLTSLENLIWGDIKDLASCQNKEMVDYLFAEHVMRPFLGHKYVNVGIRRLVATEFLESVEKMATSQPLSRRANPSSVDTNRTSVLLMDDLTRFAHGHVEDDKPCLTVEIKPKYGFLPSSSFIAEENLIKKSVTRFKMQQALKLRQNEILKVSEYDPLDLFSGSKDRIHKAIKALYATPQTNFRVFLNGSLVFGGFRGSKCITTSKVELAFNHILKGILKTEDDDVCASSFIELVAETIYASGALDQLLHVQKLDKYNIEGVVHAYYDLIDQPCKACQELEKRKLSNHFGAMHSMSHDEKVNILKNFLISSTATDCSVMVSIRSRETGLSSFSSHGNVHLESTKQDFEYKVHFIDLDMRPLNRMEANYESDKMIMKSYLEMLKT, via the exons ATGACAAAAggcttgaatatatataaa ATGGAGGAGATTGTTTTGGAAGCAAAAGATGCAGTTGATTGGTCATATAGAGGCGAAGGAGCTGTTAATTTAGTTCTCGCCTACACTGGATCCTCTCCCACTTGC TTGGGAAAGGTGATGAGGATaaagaaaaagctaaagaaAGGGAATGAAAATGGAGGAGACACAAGTGGAAATGGTCTTACCAGTCTCGAAAATCTTATTTGGGGAGACATTAAGGATCTTGCATCTTGCCAAAACAAGGAGATGGTGGATTATTTGTTTGCCGAACATGTCATGAGACCTTTTTTGGGTCACAAATATGTTAATGTTGGA ATTCGTCGTCTTGTAGCAACGGAGTTTCTTGAGTCTGTTGAGAAAATGGCGACATCTCAGCCTCTTTCTAGGCGAGCTAATCCATCCAGTGTAGATACTAACCGCACTTCGGTGCTTCTCATGGATGATTTAACACGTTTCGCCCACG GTCATGTTGAGGATGATAAACCATGCTTAACTGTTGAAATAAAG CCCAAATATGGATTTCTTCCATCTTCAAGTTTCATAGCGGAAGAAAATCTTATCAAAAAGAGTGTAACTCGTTTCAAAATGCAACAAGCTCTGAAGCTTAGGCAAAACGAG ATATTAAAAGTCAGTGAATATGATCCCTTAGACCTTTTCTCTGGATCCAAAGATAGAATACACAAAGCAATAAAAGCGCTCTACGCAACTCCTCAAACCAATTTCCGTGTGTTCTTGAACGGTTCTTTGGTATTTGGAGGCTTTCGTGGTAGCAAATGCATAACAACCTCAAAGGTGGAATTAGCTTTTAACCATATACTCAAAGGGATCTTGAAAACCGAAGATGACGACGTATGTGCAAGTAGTTTCATAGAGCTTGTTGCTGAAACTATTTACGCATCTGGAGCTCTAGATCAGCTTCTACACGTTCAAAAGCTTGACAAATATAATATTGAGGGGGTGGTACACGCGTACTATGACTTAATTGACCAGCCATGTAAAGCGTGCCAAGAGTTGGAAAAGAGAAAATTGTCTAATCATTTTGGTGCCATGCATTCAATGTCACATGatgaaaaagtaaatattttgaagaattttcTAATATCTTCCACTGCAACGGATTGTAGTGTAATGGTAAGTATTAGATCAAGAGAGACTGGTCTGTCGAGTTTCTCTTCCCACGGTAATGTTCATCTTGAATCAACAAAGCAAGATTTTGAGTACAAG GTACACTTCATTGATCTTGATATGAGACCTTTGAATAGAATGGAAGCCAATTACGAATCAGACAAGATGATCATGAAATCATACCTGGAGATGCTGAAGACGTAA